Below is a window of bacterium DNA.
GGTCCGCCTCGCCGCCCGCCAGCGCACGCTTGGCGAGCGCTAGCTGCAGCTCGAGGTTGAAGTCGGCGCAGGCGGGATCCTCGACGCTGATGACGCGATCGGCGCCCTGCGCCCCCGCGCTCGCCGCGAGCGCTGCGCTGCCCGGCCCGCCGAAGAGCAGGGCCGTCACGCTGCCGCCGCTCGCGTCGGCCTGCCGGCGCGCTTCGCCGAGAGCCTCCAGGGACCCCTTGCTCAGCACCTGGCCCTTGGTCTCCAGGTACACCCAGATGGCTGCCATTCCTCGATCCTCCTCGTCCTGGTCGGGTGGCGGCTAGACGGCCTTGGCTTCGTTGCGCAGCAGCTCCACCAGCTGCTTGACCTGATCGGGGATCTCCCCCACCAGGCGCTTGCCCGTGGCGCGGGTCGGCGGCAGACCGAGCCCGCGGCGCTCCACGCGCGGCGCCGGTGCCAGCCCAAGCTCGGCCAGCGTCACGAGCGCGCGGGGCTTGCGTCCCGCCTGCATGATGCCCGGCAGGCTCGGGTAGCGCGGCTCGTTGAGCCCCTTCTGGCAGCTGAAGAGCGCCGGCAGCTTGACGACGAGCGTCTCGCGCTGGCCGTCCGCCTCGCGGCCCACGGTGGCTTCGCCGCCTGCGAGCGCGAAGGACGTGATGAAGGTCACGGCCGGCAGGCCGAGCAGCTCGGCGACGGCCGGGCCGACCTGATGGCTGTCGTCGTCGGTCGCCTGCTTGCCGCAGAAGACCAGGTCGCAGTCCCCCTCGCGCTGGATCATCGCGGCGAGCGCCGCGGCGACGCCGGCGGCGTCCAGCCCGAGG
It encodes the following:
- a CDS encoding electron transfer flavoprotein subunit alpha/FixB family protein: MAAIWVYLETKGQVLSKGSLEALGEARRQADASGGSVTALLFGGPGSAALAASAGAQGADRVISVEDPACADFNLELQLALAKRALAGGEADLLLMSVSTHTRELAARLAAQLGVGLAADCVEILGEGGELRFRRPIYAGKAIETLALAGRPA
- a CDS encoding electron transfer flavoprotein subunit beta/FixA family protein, translating into MKIAVMIKQVADTAAKIELTPGGEAIKLAGVQLVLNPYDEFAVEQAIRVKEASGSEVVVFNLGPASADEAVKTALAMGADRAVLMREEAALGLDAAGVAAALAAMIQREGDCDLVFCGKQATDDDSHQVGPAVAELLGLPAVTFITSFALAGGEATVGREADGQRETLVVKLPALFSCQKGLNEPRYPSLPGIMQAGRKPRALVTLAELGLAPAPRVERRGLGLPPTRATGKRLVGEIPDQVKQLVELLRNEAKAV